The Dioscorea cayenensis subsp. rotundata cultivar TDr96_F1 chromosome 18, TDr96_F1_v2_PseudoChromosome.rev07_lg8_w22 25.fasta, whole genome shotgun sequence genome includes the window GGAAGAAGAGGAGTATGAGAAAAGAGCATGGTATATATGAAGaagggagaaggagaaggagaagaagaagaagaagagagaagataGCTAGAGAAATTAAggaaggggagaagaagaagaagaagaagaagaagaagaagagggttGTTGCTTTGTAGGCTCTAAGAGGAAAAGGGTAGGCGGCTTAGGGTCATGTTTCCACTCAAAAGATCCTCacaaagagagaagagaaatgGAAGTGGGGTCATTGGGTGGAGATGGGTGGTGGTGGCCAAAGATAGGAAGAGAGGAAAAGGAGAAGGGGATGAAAGGGtcaaagatttatttattttattattattattattatttttttgagtaatttaagttaattaagtGATTAGTTGATTTGAGGGGGAAGAAATTGGAGGAGGGAAAGAATCTAGAGAGGTAAAGGTGaataaacttttgttttttgagaGTTGAAGAGTAGGAGTGGAAAGTTAAGTGGGGGTTGaggatttaattttaattttatttaaagttttaaggTGATGGAGATTTGTCTAGAAGAAATCAATAATTAATGGtgatcttttttaataaattgattagtgaaaaaataaagggaaaagaaaaattaaagggGAAGAAATTAGGAAGAGAGATGTGTATGATTTGAGTTGGAATTTTTGGTTAATATagattaatgttaattaattaattagggaAATACGTGTGGAAAAGTAAGAGGAAAATGATTTCTAGAGGTCTTGGTGAAATATTTTCATAAGCTGACTAATTAAAGATTGAAAATTGAGCATATTTAAGATTTGCTTTGacttaaaaattatacatgGAGGTAGACtagtttttagaattttaggttgtttatttgattagaagtttttttttttaaatttcaacttTATTATATCAAATATGTATTTCTAAATAAAAGCAATATTACAATATGTGATTGCACCTGAATTAAACATTCACAAATTAAGTGTTGTAATTGACATTAGTTATAATTAAAGCATGAATAATTGTCTCTAAAGAacttctaaataaatttttgaactTGTAATTAACAAACTTTAATCTactaattattacaaaaaaaaagcttaattaTCCATGTTTTCTTGTGGCTTTTCGGGTTTCATCTCACACACAAAATATTGGTGGGTTTGTTTGGTTGAACAATTTACACCACCCACTTCCAAACCCTAAAAAGCCATTGAACAAGTCTCATTTAATTAATCTCTAAATAAtcacatttgattttttttttataatcacttGATTAATGGCTTAAATTAAGGGAGCATTATACAGTGCTGTTTCAATAGGTTAGTACTCTCTATGCTCTCTCTAGCAATATGGAAGGTTGGGTTGGTTGAACCATGCACTAAGTTTGGTGTAACAATTAACAACATGACCTACAATAATTTATGGCATACTTACAACTAAAGCAACTGTCCAAGTCCATACTATGGGCTTAACATTGATCATAATAATTGATCTAAACTTAATTTGTACTATTGAATGATCAAATTAAATGGGGCTTTATTAACAATTAAATGTTAATAGTATatcaaaaatcctaaaaacagatttaaaaataaaatctctaatttaatttaataaaaaataaatttttttaacaagtaTCTATATGGGATATTAACTTAACACACGCAAGGTGAGGACACTGGTGTGTGTCGAAGGATTATTCTACTCCTATGTGTGTCCTTAATATGTGGCttgtccatatttttttttgaataaattgtccatatttttttaaaaaataataatataaaaaataaaatctttctatttatgataaaacattttatttattgtttaattttatttaacaatataaaaaaaattaaaagctttTCATCTATAATAAAATGCTTCAACGCTCAATTAGCTTTGAAAAAATTAGTTAAGAGGAGATATGGAATTAagtaaacattaaattataaaaataactttattatctttaatttaaaaaaaggctGAGAAAAgatattgaattaattaaaacattcaattgaaaagtaaaactttaatttattatattataattatgatgatgatgttttgaaaaattgtaaaattttaaaattatgaggCCTCTAAAATTGGGAGAATTAAAGCCATTGCTTCAATGGCTCCCCCTTGATCCACCCTTTGGAAAATctacaaagatttttttaattcttaatatatGTGAGTGGTtatgattttaatcaaaaacttttGGCCACATTgatacttaaattttttactttcatttttttttaattttattgttaacATATCTTACTAAAAACAAAAGACTAAGTGAGACATACCAAACAATTGTTTGACTTATTGGAATTGAGTCTTTTACGTAAAATTCTCATTTTGGATGGATCTCGAGATTGAAATTTACTCAAGGCGAAAGCAAGGTGTTGTTGAGTTTATGAGTGCGCTCCACATTTGTACTGTCATTGACTTAAAACTTAAATAGGATACTTTTTTGCCTAATATCAAAAAaagaatatgagagaaaaattagtttatttttaataatttttgttaaaataaaattgagagattgCTAATATTGAATTAATCAAATAGAAATTCATGTCGTATAGAATGTGGCAATAATAGGaagtggaaaaaaaaaggtaaaaatataggattatatatatatatatagccattaTCAACATATCAAGTCATGTGCttgaaaatatgagaatttTAAGCTAATAACGTGTCAACATGGGCGGTTGAACATatggaatttgtttttttaaatattgctcGTTTTAGTTTAGAAATTtcttaaacaaatttaaaaagatttcGTTGGACATGCTAATCAATACTAATCAATGTAGAAATTTTTGTTACATAAAATGTGAGAATGATAGCAAGctaaaaaagtaaacaaagagaattgtaattatatatattctcaataTAGATGGATACTTGCACCAAAACATATAGAGATTTTGAGAAAATAGTAGATAAACAGGTatgcataaatatattaaattttgcataataattTGTGTTACTTCAAAGTTTAAATTAATACGGtatcataattttaatatttttaccactattattaatttaattgtgaattaaaataaaatattattaatttacaaaGGAGTGAAAGgcgcataaaataaaatatataataagttaGGACGAAGAATTACACAAATATAAGCAAAAATTATGAAGCTTTAGAATTATAAGTTTATGGagataatatttgaaattcaaatattgaaaccctaaccctaaaattTGTCAAAGTGTCACACTTGAAGCTTGTTACTATCAAGAAGCAATTGGTTTAGTCAAGTAATGGACTTTGCAATGCCCATCCAAGATCAGGTTTGGGTCCTTGTCCAATAATATGCCTCTTGTTTGACTGCTATTACTTGAGGGTAGGTCAATAATATCAACTCTCTATCATACTAACCAATTgtggaaattttaaatatatatatatttatatatacattaaatggAGTGagtattttgtttcatttggaGATTTTGAAATGCTTTGGAATTAAGTAAGATCAATACTAACTACAAATAATGGGAGAGAAATCCCTTCAAAAgatcaaatttgatttatttctctattataaataaataaataaatcactacgACAGTACTAAAAGAACATAGCACTAGTGGGAAAAGTATTATAAGGACCCatcttaaaatattataaattattaactaaattttgattattttgagatttaatttagttgaaaataacataaaaatcccTCTAAATTTCACTTATTCATAGATTTTTAGCTAAATTTGGGTATTctaaaaaaatccatcatttttccGACATATTACTTTTTAGTACTTCTGTCATAAATGTAACAGATGTtgaccaaaatacccctcagttttttaaacggaaacacatTATTAAACGGAAACACATTATTAAACGGAAAGGTAAGATATTAAACATAAATGAAAAGGTAATATATTAAGtaaaaacttatgtagttacaTATAAACATGCAAtgttaaacaaataatatatttcttAAGCGGGAAatacatgttgtaaaatagaataaactgacGTAGTGAGCTacaatgattgaaaaaaataaactgaaaaaaaaaactatctgaaaaatttaaatatcagagggtttgtttgaaaaattttgaaactttcataGACCTATAATTtactttcccaaaaaaatatctatctctatttatgttatgtttcatttattttactttcaaaGCTCATAAACcttctaataatatatatatatatatatatatatatatataattattgggATATTTATGTCATTTCCTTAATTTGTAgcttattatatatttctttaatttatttttgaactaAGTGCTTTCCTAACATGGACTAGTTGAGCAATTTGTTTTGGATAAGTTTTAGGGGTTTTCATAcggaaaaaaaatatcttatctGATTCAGATCTCTAGAAGCACTTACCTGATACGTATCAACTGAAAAATTGCTGACACTTTtaccaaacattaaaaaaaataattccacAAGTACTAAGTTtataaaataatggttattttttaaaatagaaaaatagataaaaacactGATCTTATtgtgttttatatatttcatggtTGGACATTCACGTCGAATATTTAAAGTCTTTGCACGCGTttatcttcattattttctaGAGGTTCAAGAACAATTCATTGTTAGACCTTTCTCTTTTGAATTCTAATATTAGACTACTCAATTATGGAGagtattaatattaattgtttGCAACTTCAGGGGCCATTAGTGATATTAACAAATAGTTGGCTCAGTAAATCGCCTCTTGGTCTATTAAATCTAGAGATGATAATGGGTAAGGTGTGTCCAAATCCTTACTCGTACCCgtaacccttacccgtacccgtatcttaaagataaaaaaatccataCCCTTAACCGTACCCACAAATTACCCGCTTACCCATTATTCAAATTactgaattaaatttaaatactaataataataaaaaaattcataatccaTTGTAATACTATGTTTAAACatatgtccataaattcaaaattacatagaaaataataaaaattatatatatatatgtatatatattaatgagttTTTAAGTTTAAGAAATTGGTATGAGCATACCCTTATTCGACCCTATCCGCTAAAAAAATAATgggtaatacccttacccgtacctgTATCCGGTCAAAAAAGATCTCATTGATCGAGTACAAATTATCATCTCTAATTAGATCCCATGATCCTCTGTTTTGTGGGTTGTCCCCTATTTAATTGGTGATTAGAGATCAAATCCCCGCACGttgtataatttaaaaaactacaCATGTTTTTGACAAATTCCATGTGGACTGAAATTCTCATTGCGAGGTGGTTATGTGGAactcttttacttgtttattttcataaaataataataataataataataataataataaatcggCTTGAATGTGAATCAAGAAAGGGCCACGAACTTTAGCAGAAAAGACGGAAAGGTGGATGCACAAATTCTAACCAAGTTGCCCTTTggaagctttatatatatatatatatatatatccataaaaaatcatatttgtggATACTCTTGGAAAAACATAAATGCTTGTATTCTCACGTGATCAAACCATAGTTATTCAGACCTGACTCGAGCATTGATCCAATCAAAGCTATGAAATCTCGGGTCAATTTGTTCAATCGTTGGATCTTTCTGATCAATGCTggattaatataaatatttttttttttgaaataataatataaatattttaaaatattattttttaaaattataaattatttttaattatataatgatgatatataataatatacatgaattattagttataaaattactaatttgatggaaaaaaatttaaaaaaactcaaatttgacaaaattacaaatataccTTTCaacttattagaaaaaaaaaaaaattgaaaaaaccatttaaaaaaccatTGATTGACTAGGTTATAGAAACTCGGCATATTCACCAAGTTTAACCAAATCAAAACTGATCAAACAGAGTAAAAAAGGATTGATTGTATAAACAGTATAATTAGATATCCGGACTGATTTAAACACCGTATCCGAACTGATTTAAACACCGCATCAACCAATTTGACTGTCGGGCTAATTCAGGTTTAATAACTATGGATCAAAGTCACCTGAAAATTCTGGTGATTTTTGGGCAACCagaatagatttttttaaatgagaaatAAGCATCCAAATTAGTAAAGGCTACACATAAACAAACAAGCATGCATACAtacctatatattatatatatatatatataatataatagatttttttaaaagaaaaatacttaTCCAGATTAGTAAAAACTACACAACAAACAAGCATACATCCATACctatgtaaataaatataaatatatataaattttaaaaatcaagcgACGTTAACCAtcacaaacaaacatatataaaacattatacATATAAACCTCCAACTAATGAACTTgtgtaaaaacaaaacaccTCTTCATTGATGTCTTCACCTAATTAAAAAAAGCTTAATTGTTAGTTTAACCATTGTCAAAAGACCTTTGTACAGGTTGCCAATAGAAAAAACATACTGAAAAAGCAGTAGAATCATAATATAGCACGGAAAGGAGCTGATGCATAATAATAGCAAACAGGAAAATGGAAATACATATACTGGAATTTACACCATCCACATGCTATTACTCTTCTTCTGGACAAGAAGGACCTTCTAAATGGTGTACAGTTTCAAGAAGCCAGCCCAACAGACCTGTCTGGTGATGAAGATTCATTGTCTTCATTCCTCCATCTTATTTTCATCACTATCTATGTTTTTGGCCGGAGTATTCCCTGTATCACCGTCTTCGGTAATAGCATTCCCAGAGTCATTGTTTTCAGCCAGAGCATTCCCGGTATCACCATTTTCAGATGTAGTGTTCTCACCATTTGCAAAGGGCATATCAGCATCCTCCTCGGTGTGGTGACGCTGGGATGGTGACATTTTGGGGTTTTCAGTCTGGGGATCTTGCTCTGAGAATTCGGCATAGTAATGGCTAATGGCTTGGGCCTGATAAGATAACAAATGGGTATTATGACATGTGCAAGTCCTTTGGATAGTTTAGTGCAGTTGTGAGGACTTTCTTAATAAACTCAAGAGTCAAAAAGCAGTACCCGATAGAGTTGGTGCATTTTGAAGACAACAAGGTTTTCCATATCCTGGATGCCTTCTACAAAATGCACTCTTCCTGTTTCTCCAACAGGACGATCTGTAAATGGAGTTGTTTCATCTAAATTTAAACCAAGACGATCTGGCCTCTGAAGCAGAAGTTGAAATGTGGGTTGCAACTCATAGCACTGTTCAAAGAGTGAGCGATGGCAAAAGATATACAGACCCAATCGGGCTCGAGACATAGCAACAACCAATCTTCTAACATCACGAAGATGCCCAACAAATCGAGTTCGGACAAGGGACAGCAGAATGAAATCGTTTTGTTGACCTTGAAATTTGTCAACGGTTGTTATCTGATGAGGAAGAATGGTTCAAAAAGTCAAAGAAGATTTggtgaaaacaaaaaatcaaattgaaaaacaataacgttagaagaaaaataattgcaCTTAGCAGCAAGACCATAACTTCAGTATTATCTAAAATACTTGCCTTACTAGGTGGGCTGATTCCACATGAGGTGCATCGTCTATTGACAACATCACGAATCAGAAGCTTCTGGCCATTGTAGGTGGTCAATATGGAAATTTTACTCGCTGGGTACCCGAGTAACtgcatatatatgtaaacaCTAACGATATATTCAGCCTCACCTTCATTCTGATAGAACCAAGGAGAAGGAGCAGTTTCACCCTTCCCATGGTAATCAGGAATATCTATCAGCTGATATTCATAAGAAAATCCAGAATTAGCTTTATGAAAGACATCTTGCTCACGAACATAAGGTAAGTCACCAAGGTCTCTGTATCTCCAGTTGTACAGTTTGGCTATATCTGGCCGAGCTCTACCTTGGGCATTcagctcaatataaggaatacCAAGACGAACAAACCTGGTGAACAAACTTTGATCCATATGACTATACTTCTGAAAAGCCATGTTTTTCACAACCGGAGGCAACTGATGATGATCACCAATCAATATGCAGCGTTTGAGACGAGCATGACCATCTTCCTGCCTTTGAAGTAACATTGGTATGAATGTCTCTATCTCCAATATCTGTGCACTTTCTTCCATCAGCAAGTTGTCATACTTGAACCCTAACTGGAGGAAATCCTTCCTCTTCAATGCTGCATGAGTACAGGTCATAGCCACAATTTTGGCTTGTTTAGTCATCAGATAATTTGCTCGATCAGCTGTGGACTTCAGCAATTCAAATGCTCTGCATTCTTCCAGCTCTTGGAACACTGTCGAGAGATGGCAGAAACAACCCTTTGCAGCACGCATGTCTTTCTCAAAGGACTGACCAGTAAAAACAGGCTGAGGTGTGTTTGAAAAGAACTCCTTAAATGGAAATCGGTCTTTGATAAAAGTTGGTCGATCTTGATTCTCTTCACAAGCAGCTAAAAATTGCTCCCAGCGAGAATACACATGTAGCAACCAAAAGTAACTTGCTGTTTCACAAGTATAGCCCACGTCTTCTGGCAAATTAAGAGATCTTGCGAGCCTTTCAACTTCACTGAGAAGTTCTAATCGCCGAACAAGCATAGCATTTACACGACCTTGACGGCTAAAATCAAGATCTGTTGCCAGCTCTTGTTCACCTTGACCCAACCGAAGAAGGTACCTAGCGGGAACATCTCTCTGACACCAGCACaagacaaaagaaagaaaaaaaattagaaaaaaacatagcataTTGAAGGATGGCAGGTTAGTTCACACAGCAGGTATCCCATGACCAGCAGTTTTACCCATAAATATCTCATAGTCCTTCTAGATCACCGAATCAAGCATAACCAACCAGTTTTGTTCTTAGACTCACTTATTCATGTCAAAGCCATACTACTTAATTCAAACAATTTCATAAAAGGAAATGAGTTTGacagaagttttttttttttaccattgaaaataatcaattatatttgtaaGCATCAATATAGCATAATAGCACAGTATTTCAGATTGAAATAGTTTATTTACCTGCATTATTTTCTCAAACAGGTCATTTAGGGCTTGATTGGAATGAGTAATGATTAGTGTCCGCTGCGAAGGGCAATTATGATAAAGCACATTCAAAATTTGTACAGCTGTATCAGTTTTTCCAGTTCCAGGAGGACCAACGACCATTGTCAGCCCAGGCTGAATACCTGAAATGATTGCTTCAATctgcaaaacaaaattattctaTTCAGAAGAGCATTCCCAAGATATATTGTAAAGGCATTTGCATTCACTGGAATTGAAGGAAAATATCATACGACATTTAATTGAAACGTAACCAACAGCCGTCAAATACCTGTGTCGGTGTGAATCTTACAGAGTTTTGTTTAGGTTGATCTTGAGGGTATGGCCCAGGGTCAGCAGGTATATATGGCTCAACAATAAGTTTCTCCTTTTCAGCACCTTGGGTGGCCATATCATCACCACCCAATGTAGCTGAGttacttgattttttattgCCTGGGAGAGCATGGACACTTCCCTTCAATGTCTTGGGAAGTCTTATGCGAAAAGGAGGATTTGGAGATGGTTCCTCTTTACCTTCTGGGTTGAGGAAGCAAACCTGTCAATGGTTGAGTTTAAAATGTTACCATGTTAATGCagcacttttaaaaattatagcaAGCCATTAAAGTGGATCTATGTTAGTTTGCAAAAGCGCTTTACCTGGAAATCTGGAAAACTCTCTCGCAAATGGGCTGCATCAAGAAACGTGTCCTTGAAATCAACAACTTCAAGAAGATCAGGCATGTTGGTCCATTGTGCAGCAGAAGGATTTCCATAACCCAATAATATATTGTGCAGCCACTCAGGAACTGTAAAAGCTTCATTCATAAGATCTCGTATAGATTCTAAAATtgctttaaaattattttctttcggTTTCCTTCTCATTAATATGTTGAATGTTCCATATACATCTTCTGCACCCCTTTCAGCTCTATTAGTTGTGTCCATGTAATATTGCGCTGTATCAAGAGCAACAGTAACCGTACGAAGTTCACCTTTAGGTGGCTTCCACTCATCCCTTTTGATGCGACCTGTGAAATCATTCATAAGCACTCCCTCTTCATCATGAATTTCAATTACTTCGCACCCCCTGACAAATTGAAGACCAAGTCTCTCTGGCACAGTTGACCTGGCAGCTTCTTCGGCGCTAAGAGGTTCAAAAGAAGGACGAAtcgataataaaaataaaacatcatgcTCTTTAAGTGCGTTCCATTCTGATCTTATATGCGCCTTATAGCTAGCAATGCTGAAAGTAACTTCTGCAGTTGCAGAGGAGGGCTTTACTTCTCCGACATTTGGTTGTTTCACTTGGGTAATTTTGAAGTCCTTTATTGGAACAGCCATTCTCGACCAACCTCTGAAAGCAGTTTCCCCTTCACTATTAATATAAGATAGAAGGTGTGGAACAGCTTCCTGGATATCTTCACGAATCTCATAAGTTGATTCCAGACGAAAAAGATTAAAGTTTCTCAATAGATAATCATGAAGCGTCAAAAACTGCAGGTTAAGCTTTGGGAGGGCAAGGCATCCTTCTCCAGAGTAATTGATGCTTGGGACAACACTTTCATCCCACATTATCTGCTCATTTGGGTATAGAGGAAGAGCATTTATAGCCTCCTTTTGGGACTGGCGTTTCtcaaagaaataaaccaaaatttcaATAAGGAAGTCAACTCTATCAGCACATGGATCTCCACCCGATACCAATTTAAGCTGTGTGAAGTAGAAGAGTTAACACTCCACAGAAAGATAGTAATTGCACAAACAGGAAGTAAGAAAATAAGCTTCCAACATTACCATCTAGATCTAATCCAAGAGATGCCACAGATACATGAGACGCTCCTACATCTATCATGCAGATTATACTACTAAATTGTGAAGGACAAGCAAAATttaagatgaaaaagaaaatcaaacatgaaggccaattagaaataaatatatgttgGCAGATAATAATGAAGTAATAATAATCCATCATGTCATACGTCTCCTAGTATAcataaatatctcatattttatctcTTTCTTACAACTAACTCTCAAAACCTTACAAAGCTCTGGTAATAATATGATACACCGTGAGAAATTCATTATTATCCAGGAGCTGTTTAGGGTCAACCTAACATGCATGATTTAAATTTGACAAATCTACTTGAGATTACTCAAAATATgctaaacataattttttttacttacatATTAAAATTGTTAGACATGATGTTCACTAGCAGTTCAACAAAATAGAACTTCTAAAGTATCACCCATTTGGTGCAAAGATGCTCCAACAAACCCCACAGTCAGAAACTTTGGATCACAGCATAGAATGAGATGCTCAAGACATGGCACACTGAGATATATAACCTCAAATTGTGCTCTTAATACTTATGGGAAATGACAATaaccttaaaaaaaatggtaataaAATTCAAGTGCCAACCTTATCGCAGACCAAATCTTTCAGTTCCTCGGCAGACAATATAGATAGTTTCTTTGAAAGATCAGCACGGTTATGAATGGCACCAATGTTACATAATGCAAGGTccatcaactaaaaaaaaaacagggtAGATACTATACGTTAGCACAATTAACAAGATATAGAAATATGAACAGATtgcaaaaaatatttgtatatgaACCTTAGGTATTTTCTTAAAAGCTAATAGTTGAAATGCTTGCAAACGAGAATAGTGAGCTAGCAGCACATCATGA containing:
- the LOC120281870 gene encoding RNA helicase aquarius isoform X1, with the protein product MPKVYGTGPYDFRRHRVAEYHIDNPPAAPAAAAPQGASLSGSITLLEIQRDRLTKIAASNWSRAAGAEPPARPFDPSLVKEIYDTELLVSGARKTVPLHRVMILEVSQYLENYLWPNFNPETATLEHVMSMILMVNEKFRENVAAWICFHDRKDAFRGFLGSVLRLKEEGRDLSIAEKTNYLLFMIHAFQSLEDEIVSGTVLKLVSLQLWHCLSPGRLQMEFCLNPHLILKWKKMIKKENKYAKKGGHTFEPSSMLEVTFLRNLIEEFLKILDSEIIQPRPDDSPGAASIGEQMDDACVLYCERFTEFLIDLLSQLPTRRFLKPLVADVAVVSKCHLSALYTHEKGRLFAQLVDLLQFYEGFEIDDHDGTQLSDHDVLLAHYSRLQAFQLLAFKKIPKLMDLALCNIGAIHNRADLSKKLSILSAEELKDLVCDKLKLVSGGDPCADRVDFLIEILVYFFEKRQSQKEAINALPLYPNEQIMWDESVVPSINYSGEGCLALPKLNLQFLTLHDYLLRNFNLFRLESTYEIREDIQEAVPHLLSYINSEGETAFRGWSRMAVPIKDFKITQVKQPNVGEVKPSSATAEVTFSIASYKAHIRSEWNALKEHDVLFLLSIRPSFEPLSAEEAARSTVPERLGLQFVRGCEVIEIHDEEGVLMNDFTGRIKRDEWKPPKGELRTVTVALDTAQYYMDTTNRAERGAEDVYGTFNILMRRKPKENNFKAILESIRDLMNEAFTVPEWLHNILLGYGNPSAAQWTNMPDLLEVVDFKDTFLDAAHLRESFPDFQVCFLNPEGKEEPSPNPPFRIRLPKTLKGSVHALPGNKKSSNSATLGGDDMATQGAEKEKLIVEPYIPADPGPYPQDQPKQNSVRFTPTQIEAIISGIQPGLTMVVGPPGTGKTDTAVQILNVLYHNCPSQRTLIITHSNQALNDLFEKIMQRDVPARYLLRLGQGEQELATDLDFSRQGRVNAMLVRRLELLSEVERLARSLNLPEDVGYTCETASYFWLLHVYSRWEQFLAACEENQDRPTFIKDRFPFKEFFSNTPQPVFTGQSFEKDMRAAKGCFCHLSTVFQELEECRAFELLKSTADRANYLMTKQAKIVAMTCTHAALKRKDFLQLGFKYDNLLMEESAQILEIETFIPMLLQRQEDGHARLKRCILIGDHHQLPPVVKNMAFQKYSHMDQSLFTRFVRLGIPYIELNAQGRARPDIAKLYNWRYRDLGDLPYVREQDVFHKANSGFSYEYQLIDIPDYHGKGETAPSPWFYQNEGEAEYIVSVYIYMQLLGYPASKISILTTYNGQKLLIRDVVNRRCTSCGISPPSKITTVDKFQGQQNDFILLSLVRTRFVGHLRDVRRLVVAMSRARLGLYIFCHRSLFEQCYELQPTFQLLLQRPDRLGLNLDETTPFTDRPVGETGRVHFVEGIQDMENLVVFKMHQLYRAQAISHYYAEFSEQDPQTENPKMSPSQRHHTEEDADMPFANGENTTSENGDTGNALAENNDSGNAITEDGDTGNTPAKNIDSDENKMEE
- the LOC120281870 gene encoding RNA helicase aquarius isoform X2, with translation MLKKEDILLSHQILDSEIIQPRPDDSPGAASIGEQMDDACVLYCERFTEFLIDLLSQLPTRRFLKPLVADVAVVSKCHLSALYTHEKGRLFAQLVDLLQFYEGFEIDDHDGTQLSDHDVLLAHYSRLQAFQLLAFKKIPKLMDLALCNIGAIHNRADLSKKLSILSAEELKDLVCDKLKLVSGGDPCADRVDFLIEILVYFFEKRQSQKEAINALPLYPNEQIMWDESVVPSINYSGEGCLALPKLNLQFLTLHDYLLRNFNLFRLESTYEIREDIQEAVPHLLSYINSEGETAFRGWSRMAVPIKDFKITQVKQPNVGEVKPSSATAEVTFSIASYKAHIRSEWNALKEHDVLFLLSIRPSFEPLSAEEAARSTVPERLGLQFVRGCEVIEIHDEEGVLMNDFTGRIKRDEWKPPKGELRTVTVALDTAQYYMDTTNRAERGAEDVYGTFNILMRRKPKENNFKAILESIRDLMNEAFTVPEWLHNILLGYGNPSAAQWTNMPDLLEVVDFKDTFLDAAHLRESFPDFQVCFLNPEGKEEPSPNPPFRIRLPKTLKGSVHALPGNKKSSNSATLGGDDMATQGAEKEKLIVEPYIPADPGPYPQDQPKQNSVRFTPTQIEAIISGIQPGLTMVVGPPGTGKTDTAVQILNVLYHNCPSQRTLIITHSNQALNDLFEKIMQRDVPARYLLRLGQGEQELATDLDFSRQGRVNAMLVRRLELLSEVERLARSLNLPEDVGYTCETASYFWLLHVYSRWEQFLAACEENQDRPTFIKDRFPFKEFFSNTPQPVFTGQSFEKDMRAAKGCFCHLSTVFQELEECRAFELLKSTADRANYLMTKQAKIVAMTCTHAALKRKDFLQLGFKYDNLLMEESAQILEIETFIPMLLQRQEDGHARLKRCILIGDHHQLPPVVKNMAFQKYSHMDQSLFTRFVRLGIPYIELNAQGRARPDIAKLYNWRYRDLGDLPYVREQDVFHKANSGFSYEYQLIDIPDYHGKGETAPSPWFYQNEGEAEYIVSVYIYMQLLGYPASKISILTTYNGQKLLIRDVVNRRCTSCGISPPSKITTVDKFQGQQNDFILLSLVRTRFVGHLRDVRRLVVAMSRARLGLYIFCHRSLFEQCYELQPTFQLLLQRPDRLGLNLDETTPFTDRPVGETGRVHFVEGIQDMENLVVFKMHQLYRAQAISHYYAEFSEQDPQTENPKMSPSQRHHTEEDADMPFANGENTTSENGDTGNALAENNDSGNAITEDGDTGNTPAKNIDSDENKMEE